Part of the Candidatus Chlorohelix allophototropha genome, CCTTCCACCATCAAACGGGCGGTTTTGCGGCACACCGTAGCGAGGCGGCGTTCTAGGTTGCGCACGCCTGCCTCCCGCGTGTAGTTGCGAATGATAGTGCGCATCATTTTCTCAGAAATTTGCAGCGCACTGGATTCAAGCGCGTGCGCTTCCAATTGCTTGGTAAGCAAGAAACGCCGCCCGATTTGCAACTTCTCTTCTTCGGTATAACCACCGATTTCAATCAATTCCATGCGATCCAACAGCGGGCGCGGAATATTCGGCACGTAGTTGGCAGTGGTAATGAACAACACCTCAGAGAGATCGAAAGGCAAGTCGATATAGTGATCGACAAAAGTACCGTTCTGCTCAGGGTCAAGCACTTCCAAGAGGGCAGCGGTAGGGTCGCCCCTGAAATCGCTGCTCATCTTGTCCACTTCATCCAACAGCATTACCGGGTTGCGCGTTCCCGCTTGCTTGAGGGCAGCAATCAGACGACCGGGCAGTGCGCCCACGTAAGTGCGGCGATGCCCTCTAACCTCTGCTTCGTCACGCACCCCCCCCAAACTGATACGTACAAACTTGCGTCCCATGGCACGAGCAATGCTCTGTCCGAGGCTGGTTTTGCCCACGCCCGGAGGACCCGCGAGGCACAAAATCGGGCCTTTCATCCGTTTTTCCGCCTTGGAAGTCAATTGACGGACTGCCAAAAATTCGAGAATACGATCTTTAACTTTTTCCAGCCCGTAGTGGTCGGCATCCAACACAGACGCAGCATGCACTACATCAAGATTGTCATCGGTAGACTCGTTCCAAGGCAGCGCCAACACCCAATCCAAGTAGGTGCGTACCACGTTGCTTTCCGGCGAAACACTGCTCATGCGTTCAAGCCGATTTAGTTCTTTTAACATCTTGTCGGTAATATCGAAGGGAAGATTCTTTTCTTCAATCTTCTTGCGAATTTCCAGAATCTCGTTACCGGACTCGCCCGATAGTTCATCGTGGATGGCTTTTAGCTGTTCGCGCAGGTAAAACTCGCGCTGGTTCTTGTCAATCTGCTGGCGTACTTTGTTGCGAATACGCCCATCCAGTTCCAACAATTCAATTTCTGTAGCGAGTATCACGCAAATCTGGTTGAGCCGTTCTTCTACATTCACTTCTTCCAGAATAGGCTGCTTTTCCGGCACAATACGTTCGCTAGAGGCTTTAGGTAAATGAGCCGCGATGTAATCCGCTAGGTAGCCGGAAGAGCGAATACCAGAAGCGTATTCGAGCGATTCGGGACTAATACGGCTGTTCAACCCGGCTAGCTGGTTGAATAATTCTTTGGCATGACGCATCATGCCTTCAATTTGGGGCGAGTAGGGTACATTTATCTCTGGCAGATTTACCGATTCTACCAATTGCACCCGGTTTGGATGCGCACTTAGGGGCAGGAAGCGGGTGATCTTTACCCGGTTTATCCCTTCTACACCGATTTCAGTAGTACCGCTCGGTTCGGTGGGACGCTGCACGCTGGTTATAGTCACCAACGTCCCGACACGATACAGTTCGTTGCGGTAATCAGCCGGAGTAGGAGGCTCAAGGTCATTGGTAGGCGGCTTTTCGCGCTGTGCCGCCACCACAATTCTCCCGCCATAATGTTGTTGCGCTTCTTCCAGCGCCACCATACTGCGCGAACCTATAACTAGTTTTACCGGTACACCGGGGAAAACTACCACATTTTTCAGGGGAATAAAGGGGAATTCATTTTCTTTTTTAGGTTCTTTCTGCGGCTCTTCCTCAGTAAGAGGCGGCTCCCCTTGTTCGATGTCACTCATTTTTTTACCTCTAGCGCCGCGAATCCTCACCGATTGCAAACGCATATGTAATTACGTAAGGGTGTTCTAACGTTTCTTACAACTTAT contains:
- the lon gene encoding endopeptidase La — encoded protein: MSDIEQGEPPLTEEEPQKEPKKENEFPFIPLKNVVVFPGVPVKLVIGSRSMVALEEAQQHYGGRIVVAAQREKPPTNDLEPPTPADYRNELYRVGTLVTITSVQRPTEPSGTTEIGVEGINRVKITRFLPLSAHPNRVQLVESVNLPEINVPYSPQIEGMMRHAKELFNQLAGLNSRISPESLEYASGIRSSGYLADYIAAHLPKASSERIVPEKQPILEEVNVEERLNQICVILATEIELLELDGRIRNKVRQQIDKNQREFYLREQLKAIHDELSGESGNEILEIRKKIEEKNLPFDITDKMLKELNRLERMSSVSPESNVVRTYLDWVLALPWNESTDDNLDVVHAASVLDADHYGLEKVKDRILEFLAVRQLTSKAEKRMKGPILCLAGPPGVGKTSLGQSIARAMGRKFVRISLGGVRDEAEVRGHRRTYVGALPGRLIAALKQAGTRNPVMLLDEVDKMSSDFRGDPTAALLEVLDPEQNGTFVDHYIDLPFDLSEVLFITTANYVPNIPRPLLDRMELIEIGGYTEEEKLQIGRRFLLTKQLEAHALESSALQISEKMMRTIIRNYTREAGVRNLERRLATVCRKTARLMVEGKVKRLALSQHYLEQFLGIPYFAMTPEVGHNQIGIALGLGVTGHGGEILPVEVVTMPGRGNLIVTGRLGEVMQESAKAALSYAKSRSKELGIDVAALEKLDLHIHLPEGATPKDGPSAGITIAVALISALSHRRVRTDTAMTGEITLRGRVLPIGGLKDKSLAAHRAGIKRIITSADNRRDVPELPKIVLKDLEWIWVDSMDEVMREVFVVEDIPPALIEKVEESLPMAAAEPTAIHQNSKDSKVPINSELSEQILPTQEPPIANSEGN